The following proteins are encoded in a genomic region of Hemibagrus wyckioides isolate EC202008001 linkage group LG29, SWU_Hwy_1.0, whole genome shotgun sequence:
- the LOC131349441 gene encoding OCIA domain-containing protein 1-like isoform X2, translating to MAESSSDFTASSAETKPAVLGAEYTPTEAERKVFKECDTESFWYRSVPFSASAMALTHMLVINGKLTPSPRFGSLPKVLFAGMCGYFAGKMSYMKTCQQKFITLENSPIGEALRQRHRHHHRPPQFAGPQSELSEEEKPQFEVFQSASVSEAPYSPPDFSYSDTTPSTQHQDLHTHELRDEEEEQEVKRKPIFYEELRNKNRENYDITRNQKIDRDTPKMEVKKNKYGDAWEE from the exons atgGCTGAATCCTCGTCAGATTTCACAGCGAGCAGCGCGGAAACGAAGCCG gcagtgTTAGGAGCAGAATACACTCCCACTGAGGCGGAGAGGAAAGTGTTTAAAGAGTGCGATACAGAGAGCTTCTGGTACAGAT cggTGCCCTTCTCAGCCAGTGCTATGGCCCTCACTCACATGCTGGTCATcaatg GAAAGCTCACGCCGTCTCCTCGGTTCGGATCTCTGCCTAAAGTGCTGT ttgctGGTATGTGCGGCTACTTCGCAGGGAAGATGTCCTACATGAAGACGTGTCAACAAAAATTCATCACTCTGGAGAACTCGCCAATAGGAGAAGCTCTTCGACAGAGACACCGACATCATCACCGTCCACCACa GTTTGCTGGTCCTCAGTCGGAGCTCAGTGAGGAAGAGAAGCCTCAGTTTGAAGTCTTTCAGTCTGCGAGTGTCTCTGAGGCTCCGTATTCTCCTCCTGACTTCAGCTACAGTGACACCACACCCTCCACTCAGCACCAGGACCTTCACACACACG AGCTGCGtgacgaggaggaggagcaggaggtgaAGAGGAAGCCCATCTTCTACGAGGAGCTGCGCAACAAGAACAGAGAGAACTACGACATCACCCGGAACCAGAAAATCGACAGGGACACGCCCAAGATGGAGG TGAAGAAGAACAAATATGGCGACGCGTGggaggagtga
- the LOC131349441 gene encoding OCIA domain-containing protein 1-like isoform X1 — MAESSSDFTASSAETKPVRAEAVLGAEYTPTEAERKVFKECDTESFWYRSVPFSASAMALTHMLVINGKLTPSPRFGSLPKVLFAGMCGYFAGKMSYMKTCQQKFITLENSPIGEALRQRHRHHHRPPQFAGPQSELSEEEKPQFEVFQSASVSEAPYSPPDFSYSDTTPSTQHQDLHTHELRDEEEEQEVKRKPIFYEELRNKNRENYDITRNQKIDRDTPKMEVKKNKYGDAWEE, encoded by the exons atgGCTGAATCCTCGTCAGATTTCACAGCGAGCAGCGCGGAAACGAAGCCGGTACGCGCCGAG gcagtgTTAGGAGCAGAATACACTCCCACTGAGGCGGAGAGGAAAGTGTTTAAAGAGTGCGATACAGAGAGCTTCTGGTACAGAT cggTGCCCTTCTCAGCCAGTGCTATGGCCCTCACTCACATGCTGGTCATcaatg GAAAGCTCACGCCGTCTCCTCGGTTCGGATCTCTGCCTAAAGTGCTGT ttgctGGTATGTGCGGCTACTTCGCAGGGAAGATGTCCTACATGAAGACGTGTCAACAAAAATTCATCACTCTGGAGAACTCGCCAATAGGAGAAGCTCTTCGACAGAGACACCGACATCATCACCGTCCACCACa GTTTGCTGGTCCTCAGTCGGAGCTCAGTGAGGAAGAGAAGCCTCAGTTTGAAGTCTTTCAGTCTGCGAGTGTCTCTGAGGCTCCGTATTCTCCTCCTGACTTCAGCTACAGTGACACCACACCCTCCACTCAGCACCAGGACCTTCACACACACG AGCTGCGtgacgaggaggaggagcaggaggtgaAGAGGAAGCCCATCTTCTACGAGGAGCTGCGCAACAAGAACAGAGAGAACTACGACATCACCCGGAACCAGAAAATCGACAGGGACACGCCCAAGATGGAGG TGAAGAAGAACAAATATGGCGACGCGTGggaggagtga
- the LOC131348856 gene encoding sodium-dependent phosphate transport protein 2A-like codes for MKDRSVSIPPAVSTVALMGDDVRIEEDVWEAGDLEDTGVTWAGEEFKLPDKHQLQKLSAVTFTTSSRQRSLSLSLSLSLVLSLSLSLSLVLSLSLSLSLSLSLSLSLSLSLSLSLVLSLSLSLSLSLPLSLPPSLSLSLSLSLSLSDLDSKGRVLRVFVSLVKFLLLLVLLYSFVCSLDVLSSAFQLVGGKAAGDIFQENQVLSNPLAGLVIGVLVTLLVQSSSTSSSIVVSMVSSGLLQVSTAVPIIMGTNIGTSVTNTVVAMTQAGDRNKFRRAFAGATVHDFFNWLSVLVLLPLEVATGYLYRLTELIVSSFHIESGENAPELLNVITDPLTHSIIQLDESVISGIAVGDPDAWNTSLIKTWCRTSTNTSVQNVTVVNCTSVSAPCWEWRNISHTINIQKCGHIFVDTTLPDLAVGLILLAGSLLVLCICLILIVKLLNSMLRGQVASVIKKIINTDFPFPFEWVTGYLAIMVGAAMTFIVQSSSVFTSAITPLVGLGVISIERAYPLSLGSNIGTTSTAVLAALASPGETLTNSLQIALVHLFFNISGIVLWYVLPFMRAPIRMAKSLGHVTAQYRWFAVFYVLLCFFLIPLLVFGLSLAGLPALLAALVPVALIIVFVLAVNFLQSHFPERLPSFLRSWDFLPLWARSLEPWDRKITAMVAHCCCCCKCCQVSNGDEKADPAGKKNYGMEIHDNPALANECEDTVKAPPSSVILNVTAL; via the exons atgAAGGACAGGTCAGTGTCCATCCCTCCTGCCGTGTCCACTGTGGCTCTGATGGGTGATGATGTGAGGATTGAGGAGGACGTGTGGGAGGCAGGGGATTTGGAGGACACGGGGGTCACATGGGCAGGTGAGGAGTTTAAACTTCCTGAT AAACACCAACTTCAGAAACTGTCAGCTGTAACTTTTACTACATCTTCAAGACAGAGgagtttatctctctctctctctctctctctcgttctctctctctctctctctctctctctcgttctctctctctctctctctctctctctctctctctctctctctctctctctctctctctctctctctctctctctcgttctctctctctctctctctctctctctctctctccctctctctctccctccctctctctctctctctctctctctctctctctctctctcagatctggACAGTAAAGGGAGAGtgttgcgtgtgtttgtgtcactGGTGAAGTTCTTGCTGCTCTTGGTTTTGCTCTACAGCTTCGTCTGCTCTCTGGATGTCCTCAGCTCTGCCTTCCAGCTTGTTGGAG gtaAAGCAGCTGGAGATATCTTCCAGGAGAACCAGGTGTTGTCGAATCCTCTAGCTGGTCTGGTGATTGGTGTCCTGGTCACTCTGCTGGTCCAGAGCTCCAGCACCTCCTCATCCATCGTGGTCAGCATGGTGTCCTCTGGAC TGCTGCAGGTCTCCACGGCCGTCCCCATCATCATGGGCACCAACATCGGGACGTCGGTGACGAACACAGTGGTTGCCATGACGCAGGCCGGAGACAGGAACAAGTTCCGCAG GGCGTTTGCCGGCGCCACGGTGCACGATTTCTTCAACTGGCTGTCGGTGTTGGTTCTGCTGCCGCTGGAGGTGGCCACCGGTTACCTGTACCGCCTCACCGAGCTCATCGTCTCGTCCTTCCACATCGAGAGTGGAGAGAACGCTCCGGAGCTGCTCAACGTCATCACTGACccgctcacacactccatcatccag TTGGATGAGTCGGTCATCAGTGGGATTGCAGTCGGAGACCCAGATGCTTGGAACACGAGTCTCATCAAGACGTGGTGTCGAACATCTACAAACACG TCTGTACAGAACGTGACTGTAGTGAACTGCACCAGTGTCAGCGCCCCCTGTTGGGAGTGGAGGAACATCTCCCACACCATCAACATCCAGAAAT GTGGCCATATTTTTGTGGACACCACCCTCCCGGACCTGGCTGTGGGACTCATCCTGCTGGCTGGATCTCTCCTGGTTCTGTGTATCTGCCTCATCCTCATCGTCAAGCTGCTGAACTCCATGCTGAGGGGTCAGGTGGCCTCCGTCATCAAGAAGATCATCAACACAG ATTTTCCATTTCCGTTCGAATGGGTGACTGGTTACTTGGCCATCATGGTGGGCGCAGCAATGACCTTCATCGTACAGAGCAGCTCGGTTTTCACCTCCGCCATCACGCCACTCGTAG gtctcgGGGTGATTAGCATTGAGAGAGCGTACCCTCTGTCTCTGGGTTCTAACATCGGCACCACGTCTACAGCCGTCCTAGCGGCTTTGGCCAGTCCAGGAGAAACGCTGACTAACTCACtacag ATCGCTCTGGTCCATCTGTTCTTCAACATCTCGGGCATCGTGCTGTGGTACGTCCTGCCCTTCATGCGCGCCCCCATCAGAATGGCGAAGTCTCTGGGTCATGTGACGGCGCAGTATCGCTGGTTCGCGGTGTTCTACGTGCTGCTCTGCTTCTTCCTCATCCCTCTGCTGGTGTTCGGATTGTCTCTGGCCGGACTGCCCGCTCTCCTCGCCGCCCTCGTCCCTGTGGCGCTCATCATCGTCTTTGTCCTCGCCGTCAACTTCTTACAGTCGCACTTTCCTGAAagacttccttccttcctgcgcTCCTGGGACTTCCTGCCTCTGTGGGCTCGGTCTCTCGAACCTTGGGACCGAAAAATCACGGCCATGGTcgcacactgctgctgctgctgcaaatGCTGCCAGGTTTCCAATGGCGACGAGAAGGCGGATCCGGCCGGGAAGAAGAATTATGGGATGGAGATACACGATAACCCAGCTCTGGCCAATGAGTGTGAAGATACTGTGAAAGCCCCACCCAGTTCAGTTATTCTTAATGTGACAGCGTTATAG
- the rbpja gene encoding recombination signal binding protein for immunoglobulin kappa J region a isoform X2, which produces MAPVVTGKFGELPQPKRLTREAMRNYLKERGDQTVLILHAKVAQKSYGNEKRFFCPPPCVYLMGCGWKKKKEQMEREGCSEQEAQPCAFIGIGNSEQEMQQLNLEGKNFCTAKTLYISDSDKRKHFMLSVKMFYGNSAEIGVFLSKRIKVISKPSKKKQSLKNADLCIASGTKVALFNRLRSQTVSTRYLHVEGGNFHASSQQWGAFYIHLLDDDESEGEEFTVRDGYIHYGQTVKLVCSVTGMALPRLIIRKVDKQTALMDADDPVSQLHKCAFYLKDTERMYLCLSQERIIQFQATPCPKETNKEMINDGASWTIISTDKAEYTFYEGMGPVTHPVTPVPVVESLQLNGGGDVAMLELTGQNFTPNLRVWFGDVEADTMYRCGESVLCVVPDISAFREGWRWVRQPVQVPVTLVRNDGIIYSTALTFTYTPEPGPRPHCSAAGAILRSGSASSPSSSSSSSSLSSSSSSSSLMLQSRLDSQAGFPTSGGVSSSSSSSSAMSVS; this is translated from the exons ATGGCGCCTGTTGTGACGGG GAAATTCGGGGAGCTTCCTCAGCCAAAGCGCCTTACAAG AGAGGCGATGCGTAATTACTTGAAGGAGAGAGGAGATCAGACGGTGTTGATACTACACGCAAAAGTTGCACAGAAATCATATGGCAATGAAAAGAG gttctTCTGCCCCCCCccgtgtgtgtacctgatgggTTGTggctggaagaagaagaaggagcagatggagagagagggctGCTCAGAGCAGGAGGCACAGCCCTGCGCCTTCATCGGCATCGGGAACAGTGAGCAGGAAATGCAGCAGCTCAACCTGGAGGGCAAG AACTTCTGCACAGCCAAAACCTTGTACATATCTGACTCAGACAAGAGGAAGCACTTCATGCTGTCGGTGAAGATGTTCTATGGGAACAGTGCGGAAATCGGCGTCTTCCTTAGCAAACGCATTAAAGTCATCTCCAAGCCTTCCAAGAAGAAACAGTCTTTGAAGAATGCAGACT TGTGTATAGCGTCAGGCACTAAAGTGGCTCTGTTTAATCGGTTACGCTCTCAGACAGTCAGCACTCGATACCTCCATGTTGAAGGAGGAAACTTCCACGCCAGCTCTCAGCAGTGGGGGGCCTTTTACATCCACCtat TGGACGATGACGAGTCGGAGGGGGAGGAGTTTACAGTGAGAGACGGATACATCCATTACGGTCAGACCGTTAAACTGGTGTGTTCTGTCACAGGCATGGCTTTACCGCGGCTG ataatccGTAAGGTAGATAAGCAGACAGCACTGATGGATGCAGATGATCCTGTATCTCAGCTTCACAAATGTGCGTTTTACCTGAAGGACACAGAGCGCATGtacctgtgtctctctcaggaACGCATCATCCAGTTCCAg GCGACTCCGTGCCCCAAAGAGACAAACAAAGAGATGATTAATGACGGCGCATCGTGGACGATCATCAGCACAGATAAAGCCGAGTACACCTTCTACGAGGGCATGGGCCCTGtcacacaccctgtcacacctGTACCTGTGGTTGAGAGTTTACAG ctgaaCGGAGGGGGTGATGTGGCCATGCTGGAGCTGACTGGTCAGAATTTCACCCCAAACCTCAGAGTGTGGTTCGGTGATGTGGAAGCAGACACCATGTACAG gtgcggTGAGAGCGTTCTCTGCGTGGTTCCTGATATCTCTGCATTCCGTGAGGGTTGGCGTTGGGTCCGGCAACCCGTCCAGGTTCCCGTCACTCTGGTGCGCAACGACGGCATCATCTATTCCACGGCACTCACCTTCACCTACACACCCGAGCCAGGGCCACGCCCACACTGCAGCGCCGCAGGGGCCATCTTGCGCTCAGGCTCCGCCtcctcaccctcatcatcctcctcatcctcctctttgtcttcatcttcatcttcatcgaGCCTCATGCTGCAGTCGAGGCTCGACAGTCAGGCTGGATTCCCAACATCTGGCGGCGTCTCTTCCtcgtcctcttcctcctcgGCCATGTCCGTGTCCTAA
- the rbpja gene encoding recombination signal binding protein for immunoglobulin kappa J region a isoform X1, with amino-acid sequence MHLAQLAIMLTRKFGELPQPKRLTREAMRNYLKERGDQTVLILHAKVAQKSYGNEKRFFCPPPCVYLMGCGWKKKKEQMEREGCSEQEAQPCAFIGIGNSEQEMQQLNLEGKNFCTAKTLYISDSDKRKHFMLSVKMFYGNSAEIGVFLSKRIKVISKPSKKKQSLKNADLCIASGTKVALFNRLRSQTVSTRYLHVEGGNFHASSQQWGAFYIHLLDDDESEGEEFTVRDGYIHYGQTVKLVCSVTGMALPRLIIRKVDKQTALMDADDPVSQLHKCAFYLKDTERMYLCLSQERIIQFQATPCPKETNKEMINDGASWTIISTDKAEYTFYEGMGPVTHPVTPVPVVESLQLNGGGDVAMLELTGQNFTPNLRVWFGDVEADTMYRCGESVLCVVPDISAFREGWRWVRQPVQVPVTLVRNDGIIYSTALTFTYTPEPGPRPHCSAAGAILRSGSASSPSSSSSSSSLSSSSSSSSLMLQSRLDSQAGFPTSGGVSSSSSSSSAMSVS; translated from the exons ATGCACTTAGCTCAGCTAGCCATCATGCTAACCAG GAAATTCGGGGAGCTTCCTCAGCCAAAGCGCCTTACAAG AGAGGCGATGCGTAATTACTTGAAGGAGAGAGGAGATCAGACGGTGTTGATACTACACGCAAAAGTTGCACAGAAATCATATGGCAATGAAAAGAG gttctTCTGCCCCCCCccgtgtgtgtacctgatgggTTGTggctggaagaagaagaaggagcagatggagagagagggctGCTCAGAGCAGGAGGCACAGCCCTGCGCCTTCATCGGCATCGGGAACAGTGAGCAGGAAATGCAGCAGCTCAACCTGGAGGGCAAG AACTTCTGCACAGCCAAAACCTTGTACATATCTGACTCAGACAAGAGGAAGCACTTCATGCTGTCGGTGAAGATGTTCTATGGGAACAGTGCGGAAATCGGCGTCTTCCTTAGCAAACGCATTAAAGTCATCTCCAAGCCTTCCAAGAAGAAACAGTCTTTGAAGAATGCAGACT TGTGTATAGCGTCAGGCACTAAAGTGGCTCTGTTTAATCGGTTACGCTCTCAGACAGTCAGCACTCGATACCTCCATGTTGAAGGAGGAAACTTCCACGCCAGCTCTCAGCAGTGGGGGGCCTTTTACATCCACCtat TGGACGATGACGAGTCGGAGGGGGAGGAGTTTACAGTGAGAGACGGATACATCCATTACGGTCAGACCGTTAAACTGGTGTGTTCTGTCACAGGCATGGCTTTACCGCGGCTG ataatccGTAAGGTAGATAAGCAGACAGCACTGATGGATGCAGATGATCCTGTATCTCAGCTTCACAAATGTGCGTTTTACCTGAAGGACACAGAGCGCATGtacctgtgtctctctcaggaACGCATCATCCAGTTCCAg GCGACTCCGTGCCCCAAAGAGACAAACAAAGAGATGATTAATGACGGCGCATCGTGGACGATCATCAGCACAGATAAAGCCGAGTACACCTTCTACGAGGGCATGGGCCCTGtcacacaccctgtcacacctGTACCTGTGGTTGAGAGTTTACAG ctgaaCGGAGGGGGTGATGTGGCCATGCTGGAGCTGACTGGTCAGAATTTCACCCCAAACCTCAGAGTGTGGTTCGGTGATGTGGAAGCAGACACCATGTACAG gtgcggTGAGAGCGTTCTCTGCGTGGTTCCTGATATCTCTGCATTCCGTGAGGGTTGGCGTTGGGTCCGGCAACCCGTCCAGGTTCCCGTCACTCTGGTGCGCAACGACGGCATCATCTATTCCACGGCACTCACCTTCACCTACACACCCGAGCCAGGGCCACGCCCACACTGCAGCGCCGCAGGGGCCATCTTGCGCTCAGGCTCCGCCtcctcaccctcatcatcctcctcatcctcctctttgtcttcatcttcatcttcatcgaGCCTCATGCTGCAGTCGAGGCTCGACAGTCAGGCTGGATTCCCAACATCTGGCGGCGTCTCTTCCtcgtcctcttcctcctcgGCCATGTCCGTGTCCTAA
- the stim2a gene encoding stromal interaction molecule 2: MKMMMMPGLPVTVLLISCGFSFSFSTLGPAQKETQSITDVCEQVSPPCVTEADRYSLEALRHIHQEMDDDQDGGIEVEESVEFIIEDMQQQQTNKHSKLHHEDQHITVEELWRGWKSSEVHNWTQEDVLRWLREFVELPQYEKNFKELRVNGNTLPRIASNEPSFMSTYLKIQDQQHKHKLKLKALDVVLFGPPTRPPHNWMKDLLLIVSVVMGLGGCWFAQVQNKASKEHISKMMKDLESLQRAEKSLRDLQEQLERAQEEKRTVAVEKQFLEQKMRDEIQGAQDEANRLQELRKGAVTELSRLRYAEEELEQIRGALKKAEQDMQTNCSVPESLQLWLQLTHEVEMQYYNVKKQSAEQQLATAKDEAERIKKKRSSVLGTLQVAHSSSLDEVDHKILQAKNALAEVTACLQERLYRWQQIELLCGFAIMNNAGLPKLTATLYPEPKWMVLSRATMSSYQMPVGIEDMEDGMPSMMPQKIPVTVSPLKLSPRSLVRSRRAGHIVQPPVILPPDPDLLIPIRPPLPRYGEEEGEGIIFPAIAKQECLETASDPDPIGSTVGKKYTSPGLDTSHRKLYRDSLDLFSDSVTSKIQLDGQEINPLRKISREELGHHLRGDSRKVSREEFHVESKTRKLSREEPKVSAEALVGPVSTKEPEVPDDFKKIPRSLPIEPSYSSIKLSIKEKLDSPVEPYLGIRYMDDAEVNVGSLRQKMFKERKDPSDEILLKMIPKDECMTYIQSGDPARDFDVQVDSASRLMLREETQKGHNLLSDKPLDSGLTSPSRDEHYDSVSVEGQRVKVRDYEELPKEKIYRKVLRGEPALSMNKGRLFRRISTDSTFSKKADDLDASKETQRSMSLRERRDNAVSMKLCRDEDDVTERQKLFQNIRPDNTLDIPIDKIQRDVVDVPVETVRPKISKDKVLLPDPGHFSQPDLTVGSLMLWTPPSDPLSHLVYDGILEKSYQNPLNVTSPGDLSHPASLPSISTSSQSLVSSDGSSSTQSGNLSAAESCSGNKGKKSLKLKNLFKKKKDKEKDKDSKQEHPQGGLQKL, translated from the exons atgaagatgatgatgatgcccgGACTTCCTGTAACAGTGTTGCTGATCAGCTGTGGGTTTAGCTTTAGCTTTAGCACTCTGGGACCTGCACAGAAGGAGACTCAGAGCATCACAG ATGTGTGTGAGCAGGTCAGTCCTCCGTGTGTGACAGAGGCGGATCGTTACAGCCTGGAGGCGCTGCGTCACATCCACCAGGAGATGGACGATGATCAGGATGGAGGGATCGAGGTGGAGGAGAGTGTGGAg tTCATTATTGAGGacatgcagcagcagcagacaaATAAACACAGTAAACTGCACCACGAGGACCAGCACATCACTGTGGAGGAGCTCTGGAGAGGCTGGAAGTCCTCAGAAG TTCATAATTGGACACAGGAAGATGTGTTGCGCTGGCTGCGAGAGTTCGTGGAGTTGCCTCAATATGAGAAGAACTTTAAAGAGTTACGCGTAAATGGAAACACACTGCCCAG GATTGCATCCAATGAGCCATCGTTCATGAGCACCTACCTGAAGATCCAGGACCAGCAGCACAAACACAAGCTGAAGCTCAAGGCGCTAGATGTTGTGCTGTTTGGACCACCTACAC GGCCACCACACAACTGGATGAAGGATCTCCTGCTCATTGTGTCAGTAGTGATGGGGTTGGGTGGATGCTGGTTTGCTCAGGTGCAGAACAAAGCATCAAAGGAGCACATTTCCAAAATGATGAAAGATCTGGAGAGCCTACAGAGAGCTGAGAAGAGTCTCAGAGACCTGCAGGAACA GCTGGAACGGGCCCAGGAGGAGAAGCGTACAGTAGCAGTGGAGAAGCAGTTTTTAGAGCAAAAAATGAGGGATGAGATCCAGGGAGCTCAAGACGAGGCCAACCGACTTCAGGAGCTTCGCAAGGGTGCCGTGACTGAACTAAGTCGGCTGAGATATGCTGAGGAAGAACTTGAACAG ATTCGCGGGGCTTTGAAGAAGGCGGAGCAGGACATGCAGACTAACTGCTCAGTGCCTGAGTCTCTGCAGTTGTGGCTTCAACTCACACATGAGGTGGAGATGCAGTACTACAATGTCAAAAAGCAGAGTGCAGAACAGCAGTTGGCCACCGCCAAAGATGAG GCAGAGAGAATTAAGAAGAAGAGAAGTTCTGTTCTTGGTACCCTCCAAGTGGCTCACAGTTCCTCTTTAGATGAAGTGGACCACAAGATCTTACAGGCCAA AAATGCCCTAGCGGAAGTGACAGCATGTTTGCAGGAACGCCTGTACAGGTGGCAGCAGATTGAGTTGTTGTGTGGATTTGCCATAATGAACAATGCTGGACTACCAAAACTCACTGCCACCTTGTATCCTGAACCCAAATGGATGGTCCTGTCAAGAGCCACCATGTCATCCTACCAAATGCCTGTAGGCATTGAAGACATGGAGGATGGCATGCCTTCCATGATGCCACAAAAAATTCCTG TCACAGTTTCTCCACTGAAGCTTTCTCCTCGATCGCTGGTCCGTTCTCGACGAGCTGGTCATATTGTCCAGCCACCTGTTATTCTGCCACCTGATCCTGATCTTCTAATCCCGATTCGTCCTCCACTCCCTCGGTACGGTGAGGAGGAAGGAGAAGGAATCATTTTCCCTGCTATTGCGAAACA AGAGTGTCTGGAGACAGCCTCCGATCCTGATCCTATTGGATCCACTGTTGGAAAAAAGTACACCAGCCCTGGACTGGATACTTCACATCGAAAACTATACCGTGACAGCTTGGACCTTTTCTCTGATAGTGTCACAAGTAAGATTCAACTTGATGGACAAGAGATCAACCCTTTGCGCAAGATATCACGAGAGGAACTTGGGCATCATCTAAGGGGTGACTCTAGAAAAGTTTCACGTGAAGAATTTCACGTTGAATCCAAAACTAGAAAATTATCGAGGGAGGAACCTAAGGTGTCTGCCGAAGCTTTGGTGGGTCCTGTGAGTACGAAGGAACCTGAGGTTCCTGATGATTTCAAAAAGATTCCAAGGAGTTTACCAATAGAACCTAGTTATTCCTCTATTAAACTGTCCATCAAGGAGAAATTAGATTCCCCTGTGGAACCTTACCTTGGAATCAGATACATGGATGATGCTGAGGTAAATGTGGGCAGTCTGCGACAAAAGATGtttaaagaaaggaaggatCCCTCAGATGAGATCCTGTTGAAAATGATACCGAAAGATGAATGTATGACATATATCCAAAGTGGAGATCCTGCTCGAGATTTTGATGTACAGGTGGACAGTGCTTCACGATTAATGCTTAGAGAGGAAACTCAAAAAGGGCATAATCTGTTATCGGACAAACCCCTAGACTCTGGTCTCACAAGCCCTTCCAGAGATGAGCATTATGACTCGGTCTCAGTGGAGGGACAGAGAGTAAAGGTAAGAGATTATGAAGAGTTGCCCAAAGAAAAAATTTACAGAAAGGTGCTAAGAGGTGAACCAGCTCTGTCCATGAACAAGGGAAGGCTGTTTAGACGCATTTCCACAGATAGCACTTTTAGTAAAAAGGCAGATGACTTGGATGCTTCAAAGGAAACCCAGCGATCAATGTCtttaagagagagaagagacaatGCTGTATCCATGAAGCTCTGCAGAGATGAGGATGATgtcacagagagacaaaaactGTTTCAGAATATCAGGCCAGACAATACTTTGGACATACCTATAGATAAAATCCAGAGAGATGTGGTAGATGTGCCTGTGGAGACTGTCAGACCAAAGATATCCAAAGATAAAGTTCTACTTCCAGACCCAGGTCACTTTAGCCAACCTGACCTTACAGTTGGCTCCTTAATGCTCTGGACCCCACCCTCAGACCCCCTTAGCCATctagtgtatgatggtattttAGAGAAGTCTTATCAGAACCCTCTAAATGTGACGAGTCCTGGAGATCTCAGCCATCCTGCCTCGCTGCCCTCAATCTCCACCTCGTCCCAAAGCCTTGTGAGCAGTGATGGCAGCAGTTCTACACAATCAGGAAATCTCTCGGCAGCAGAATCCTGCAGTGGAAACAAAGGCAAGAAATCTTTAAAGCTCAAGAACCTGTTCAAGAAAAAGAAGGATAAGGAGAAAGATAAAGACTCAAAACAAGAACATCCACAAGGGGGTTTACAGAAGCTGTGA